The Solidesulfovibrio fructosivorans JJ] nucleotide sequence ACTTTTAACGGTTACAGGATGCTGTCGATATCCATCTATAACCATTGAAAGTTTTTAGGAGGGGAGAGCGCGAGAGGGGGACACTTTTTTCAAAAAGGGTCCCCCTCTCGCATCCTCTTTTCCTCCCCGCCTATTGACCGAGCCATTGGGCCCAGACCTTGCGGTTCCTGGGGCCGTCCCATTCGCACAGGAAGATTCCCTGCCAGGTGCCGAGCATGATGCGGCCGGCCGCCACGATGAGCGTCAGCGACGGGCCGACCAACGTCGTTTTGATGTGGGCGTCGCTGTTGCCTTCGACGTGTCGGTAGCCGGCGTCCCGGGGCAGCAACCGCCCCATGGCCGCGACCATGTCGGCGACCACGTCCGGATCGGCGTCCTCGTTGACGGTGAGTCCGGCGGTGGTGTGGGGGCAGAAGACGACCAGCGCCCCGTCGCGCCAGCCCCTGGCGTCCACGAGTTCCTGCAGGGCGCTGGTGAGCCGGATGAGTTCCTCGCGGCGGGTGGTGTGCACCTCGAAGGTTTCCATAGGGTGAGCCTCCTTTAGCCGTCGTCGCGGACCGGACGAAATCCGTGACC carries:
- a CDS encoding secondary thiamine-phosphate synthase enzyme YjbQ, producing METFEVHTTRREELIRLTSALQELVDARGWRDGALVVFCPHTTAGLTVNEDADPDVVADMVAAMGRLLPRDAGYRHVEGNSDAHIKTTLVGPSLTLIVAAGRIMLGTWQGIFLCEWDGPRNRKVWAQWLGQ